The Leucobacter rhizosphaerae genome includes a region encoding these proteins:
- a CDS encoding XRE family transcriptional regulator: MIKYLGRSEFAAHIGVAVGTLSRYTLPEPDAMIGRTQGWLVETIDAWNASRPGKGNWK, from the coding sequence ATGATTAAGTACCTCGGCCGGTCTGAGTTCGCCGCACACATCGGTGTCGCGGTCGGCACCCTATCCCGGTACACGCTGCCCGAGCCCGACGCGATGATCGGGCGCACCCAGGGGTGGCTGGTCGAAACCATTGATGCCTGGAACGCGTCACGCCCCGGGAAGGGCAACTGGAAGTAA
- a CDS encoding DUF3800 domain-containing protein has translation MADPSKQRGRLPRRDFRNKLKRDHPSGLILLDETGAISQDRYFAVGIVTLDEPARTLRRIQTLRDKKHYYKEFKFSATTKDTIDLHRRFVEVAVEEGGLKFASFIADREVADPVARFGNHWDAYGKMAEQLLLGAVRFPMVYSVLADNYSSPGEVRFEEDLKAAVNKRLNRLGITTVVRLDSKSTDGLQLVDMLTSSIAFEFRAEAGLATHTSPKGKLARHVRDLMQVESCIGGNKSEMLNVREYEHDNWAATGTVTTAAV, from the coding sequence ATGGCAGACCCATCGAAACAGCGCGGCAGGCTTCCACGGCGCGACTTTCGAAACAAACTCAAACGGGATCATCCGAGCGGGCTAATCCTCCTTGACGAGACTGGAGCGATATCGCAGGACCGCTACTTCGCGGTTGGCATCGTCACTCTTGACGAGCCTGCCCGCACACTCAGGCGGATTCAGACGCTCCGGGACAAGAAGCACTATTACAAGGAATTCAAGTTCTCTGCGACTACCAAGGACACGATCGACCTGCATCGTAGATTTGTCGAGGTCGCGGTCGAAGAGGGTGGCCTAAAGTTCGCGTCTTTCATCGCCGATCGTGAAGTGGCGGACCCTGTGGCGCGATTCGGAAATCACTGGGATGCCTACGGGAAAATGGCAGAGCAACTCCTGTTAGGAGCGGTTCGGTTTCCAATGGTGTACTCGGTACTCGCCGACAATTACTCATCGCCTGGAGAAGTCCGATTCGAAGAGGACCTGAAGGCTGCAGTGAACAAGAGGCTCAACAGGCTCGGGATTACCACCGTCGTTCGTCTCGATTCCAAGTCGACAGATGGCCTGCAGCTGGTTGACATGCTTACATCCTCGATAGCGTTCGAATTCCGCGCTGAGGCGGGTCTGGCAACGCACACATCTCCCAAGGGGAAGCTTGCACGACATGTTCGCGATTTGATGCAAGTAGAGTCATGCATCGGTGGGAACAAATCTGAAATGCTAAATGTGCGGGAGTACGAGCACGACAACTGGGCGGCGACTGGGACTGTCACAACTGCGGCAGTGTGA
- a CDS encoding helix-turn-helix domain-containing protein, with translation MKSRILELRAVGLTYAQIAAEVGLSTSRVGQIVKSAETRALIEQIRANSSADR, from the coding sequence GTGAAGAGTAGGATCCTCGAGCTCCGGGCGGTGGGGCTCACGTACGCGCAGATCGCGGCCGAGGTGGGACTGTCGACGTCGCGGGTTGGGCAGATCGTGAAGAGCGCCGAGACGCGGGCACTCATCGAACAGATACGCGCCAACTCGTCGGCGGACCGCTAG